A part of Scylla paramamosain isolate STU-SP2022 chromosome 24, ASM3559412v1, whole genome shotgun sequence genomic DNA contains:
- the LOC135112888 gene encoding uncharacterized protein LOC135112888 — protein MEKGHHHHSSQMDASEEPFVIHTPLINKQKVKVWEASPLHPRHPPHTPGPTHPWGEAGTHPKQLSCLKIKSKGIFEDLGFRQWYPCFSPNPTPRTPLHATPWTPWGRLPHPMHPTHPMNADSGCPELHHKTQAWTQLTSHSLLSPPTAFDSLPQCITASYSIGCQNTAHQSFPQWPETAHSKMVNQNEQTHELTHIDTAPNAIEPTHSIPQQPGGQHSITDSPDTLRTPQHTAQDEILSLAFASPVINSTGGDDSTQWHTAGTQGLVRTEQQATASPHPVDAVREAGRPHTRHKIEKRTERGTINSKDHFKTRLITSAATSAATTATITAATAIGGASVSSSNIYQCIET, from the exons atggagaaaggacaccaccaccacagtagcCAGATGGATGCCAGTGAGGAACCCTTTGTCATTCATACTCCTCTTATTAACAAACAAAAG gtCAAGGTATGGGAAgcatcaccccttcaccccagaCACCCTCCCCACACCCCAGGCCCCACACACCCCTGGGGAGAGGCAGGAACACACCCCAAACAGCTGTCATGTCTCAAAATCAAATCAAAGGGAATTTTTGAAGACTTGGGGTTCAGACAGTGGTACCCCTGCTTCTCCCCCAACCCCACACCCCGGACGCCCCTCCATGCCACCCCGTGGACACCCTGGGGGAGGCTGCCGCACCCCATGCACCCCACACACCCCATGAATGCCGACAGTGGGTGCCCAGAGTTGCATCACAAAACGCAAGCCTGGACCCAGTTGACTTCACACAGTCTTCTCAGCCCTCCCACAGCCTTTGACAGCCTCCCACAGTGCATCACAGCCTCCTACAGCATTGGATGCCAGAACACAGCACACCAATCCTTCCCACAGTGGCCAGAAACAGCACACAGCAAAATGGTTAACCAGAATGAACAGACACACGAACtgacacacatagacacagcgCCAAACGCCATAGAGCCAACGCACAGCATCCCACAGCAGCCAGGGGGACAGCACAGCATCACGGACTCCCCAGACACCCTCAGAacaccacagcacacagcacaggATGAAATATTAAGCTTAGCCTTTGCATCACCTGTCATAAACAGCACTGGGGGAGATGACAGCACACAGTGGCACACAGCAGGGACCCAGGGACTAGTGAGGACTGAACAGCAAGCCACAGCATCACCACACCCTGTGGATGCTGTGAGGGAAGCAGGACGACCACACACAAGGCACAAGATTGAGAAACGGACAGAAAGAGGAACCATCAATTCGAAGGATCATTTTAAAACAAGACTCATAacttctgctgctacttctgctgctactactgctactattactgcggCTACTGCTATAGGGGGTGCATCTGTGTCCTCCAGCAATATTTACCAGTGTATCGAGACTTAG